In Odocoileus virginianus isolate 20LAN1187 ecotype Illinois chromosome 15, Ovbor_1.2, whole genome shotgun sequence, a genomic segment contains:
- the C15H1orf127 gene encoding uncharacterized protein C1orf127 homolog, with protein MSHCSQEWTEQLDKTSGPGQATPSAPTLRLQGPGQATPSAPTLRLQGPGQATPSAPTLRLQGPGQATPSAPTLRLQGPGQATPSAPTLGLQGPGQATPSAPTLGLQGPGQATPSAPTLGLQGPGQATPSAPSLRLQGPGQATPSAPTLGLQGPGQATSSAPTLGLQGPGQATPSAPTLGLQGPGQATPSVPTLRLQGPGQATPPAPTLRLQGPGQVSPSAPTLRLQGPGQATPSAPTLGLQGPGQATPSAPTLGLQGPGQATLSAPTLGLQGPGQATPSAPTLGLQGPGQATPSAPTLPSAPGPARPRLLRAEPATLLETQHQLPSLDPVSPVCWVLGPPYHSHSQEGPTPKQNARSSRVSGRRDVDEPLLLPTPRGAALRACSSFRLAPACRRPFLLGKAGVYRLETKPAPSRRLLAARLPRGEGSGEQPGRVRRAPLRPRCRASARDAAGAPPAPQRRGQRGRAKSRSPEPARVRRGLAACAFPPSGTDSRPTREKQRLTLTCARTIPAQTAWLSVPADRPSSAASPFSCALPARRPFNWPAPPPPLLPRPEPPPLRRSLLRGARDQIRAEGGARAAAYEAGGGAGGGRPRGPGHRPPSPTTPPSSRRPGHARGPPGAAAASAGPGRSRSGRPRAPRPAGGLARPVSMCRCRVPASAAPRSPVQAPGGPSAGTAWCPGAKTLLPGARVPALARELRSPALCGTAQKNRTGDPVSLSQNWGSDART; from the exons ATGTCACACTGCTCTCAGGAATGGACTGAACAACTGGACAAAACATCA GGGCCCGGACAGGCCACGCCCTCTGCCCCCACGCTCCGCCTCCAGGGGCCCGGACAGGCCacgccctctgcccccaccctccgcCTCCAGGGGCCCGGACAGGCCACGCCCTCTGCCCCCACGCTCCGCCTCCAGGGGCCCGGACAGGCCacgccctctgcccccaccctccgcCTCCAGGGGCCCGGACAGGCCacgccctctgcccccaccctcggCCTCCAGGGGCCCGGACAGGCCacgccctctgcccccaccctcggCCTCCAGGGGCCCGGACAGGCCacgccctctgcccccaccctcggCCTCCAGGGACCCGGACAGGCCacgccctctgcccccagcctccGCCTCCAGGGGCCCGGACAGGCCacgccctctgcccccaccctcggCCTCCAGGGGCCCGGACAGGCCAcgtcctctgcccccaccctcggCCTCCAGGGGCCCGGACAGGCCacgccctctgcccccaccctcggCCTCCAGGGGCCCGGACAGGCCACGccctctgtccccaccctccGCCTCCAGGGGCCCGGACAGGCcacgccccctgcccccaccctccgccTCCAGGGGCCAGGACAGGTCtcaccctctgcccccaccctccgcCTCCAGGGGCCCGGACAGGCCacgccctctgcccccaccctcggCCTCCAGGGGCCCGGACAGGCCACGCCCTCTGCCCCCACGCTCGGCCTCCAGGGGCCCGGACAGGCCACgctctctgcccccaccctcggCCTCCAGGGGCCCGGACAGGCCACGCCCTCTGCCCCCACGCTCGGCCTCCAGGGGCCCGGACAGGCCacgccctctgcccccaccctcccttcGGCTCCCGGACCCGCGCGTCCTCGGCTG CTGCGGGCAGAGCCGGCCACCTTGTTAGAAACACAGCATCAGCTCCCCTCCCTGGATCCAGTTTCGCctgtgtgctgggtgctggggcctCCTTACCACAGCCACAGCCAGGAAGGGCCC ACACCGAAGCAAAACGCGCGAAGCAGCCGCGTTTCCGGGCGCAGAGACGTGGACGAGCCGCTGCTGCTGCCAACACCCCGCGGCGCTGCGCTGCGGGCTTGCTCCTCTTTTCGACTAGCACCTG CCTGTAGGAGGCCCTTTCTGCTCGGAAAGGCTGGCGTCTACCGTCTGGAAACCAAACCCGCTCCTTCCCGCCGTTTGCTCGCCGCCCGCCTGCCCCGGGGCGAAGGCTCCGGGGAACAGCCCGGGCGTGTGCGCCGCGCGCCGCTCCGACCTCGCTGCCGGGCGAGCGCGCGGGACGCGGCGGGCGCGCCTCCGGCCCCTCAGCGCCGCGGGCAGCGCGGGCGCGCGAAGAGCAGGTCCCCGGAGCCGGCCCGCGTCCGCAGGGGGCTCGCTGCCTGCGCTTTCCCTCCTTCAGGAACAGACTCGAGGCCGACTAGAGAGAAGCAGAGGTTGACACTGACCTGCGCCCGCACGATTCCAGCCCAGACCGCGTGGCTCTCGGTGCCCGCGGACCGTCCCAGTTCCGCCGCGAGTCCGTTCTCCTGCGCGCTGCCCGCCCGGCGCCCCTTTAATTGGCCTGCCCCGCCTCCACCCCTGCTCCCCCGCCCGGAGCCGCCTCCTCTCCGGCGCTCCCTCCTGCGGGGCGCCCGGGATCAGATAAGAGCGGAGGGAGGCGCGCGGGCGGCCGCTTATGAAGctggaggcggggcggggggaggcaggCCTCGGGGCCCCGGGCATCGTCCCCCGTCCCCAACGACTCCCCCCTCCTCCCGCCGCCCCGGACACGCCCGGGGGCCGCCCGGCGCCGCGGCCGCGAGCGCGGGGCCAGGAAGGAGCCGCTCGGGCCGTCCCCGCGCACCGAGGCCGGCGGGCGGCCTCGCCAGGCCAGTGTCCATGTGCAGGTGCCGCGTGCCGGCCTCCGCAGCCCCAAGAAGCCCGGTCCAGGCGCCCGGGGGACCCTCCGCTGGGACGGCTTGGTGTCCCGGTGCTAAGACTCTTCTGCCAGGGGCGCGGGTTCCAGCCCTGGCCCGGGAACTGAGATCGCCCGCGCTCTGCGGCACCGCCCAGAAAAACAGAACAGGGGACCCCGTGTCCCTCTCCCAGAACTGGGGCAGCGACGCACGGACGTGA